In Streptomyces puniciscabiei, a single genomic region encodes these proteins:
- a CDS encoding ABC transporter permease — translation MPFVNWLKRHLVVMAGILTLAYLLLPNVIVTVFSFNKPKGRFNYEWQQFSLDAWKQPCGVADMCGSLSISLQIAVWATIGATLLGTMIAFALVRYRFRARGAVNSLIFLPMAMPEVVMAASLLTLFLNMGAQLGFWTILIAHIMFCLSFVVTAVKARVMSMDPRLEEAARDLYAGPVQTFLRVTLPIAAPGIAAGALLSFALSFDDFIITNFNAGSTVTFPMFVWGSAQRGTPVQINVIGTAMFLVAVLITLFSMLVTNRRNNQKA, via the coding sequence ATGCCCTTCGTCAACTGGCTCAAGCGCCATCTGGTCGTCATGGCGGGCATCCTGACGCTCGCCTACCTGCTGCTGCCCAACGTCATCGTGACGGTGTTCTCCTTCAACAAGCCGAAGGGCCGCTTCAACTACGAGTGGCAGCAGTTCTCCCTGGACGCCTGGAAGCAGCCGTGCGGCGTCGCCGACATGTGCGGCTCGCTGTCCATCAGCCTCCAGATAGCCGTGTGGGCGACGATCGGCGCCACCCTCCTCGGCACGATGATCGCCTTCGCGCTGGTCCGCTACCGCTTCCGCGCCCGCGGCGCCGTCAACTCGCTGATCTTCCTGCCGATGGCGATGCCCGAGGTCGTCATGGCCGCCTCCCTGCTCACCCTGTTCCTCAACATGGGCGCGCAGCTCGGCTTCTGGACGATCCTCATCGCCCACATCATGTTCTGCCTCAGCTTCGTCGTCACCGCGGTCAAGGCGCGCGTGATGTCGATGGACCCGCGCCTGGAGGAGGCCGCCCGGGACCTGTACGCCGGCCCCGTGCAGACCTTCCTGCGGGTCACCCTGCCGATCGCGGCACCGGGCATCGCCGCGGGCGCGCTGCTGTCGTTCGCGCTCTCCTTCGACGACTTCATCATCACGAACTTCAACGCCGGCTCGACCGTCACCTTCCCGATGTTCGTGTGGGGTTCGGCGCAGCGCGGCACACCGGTCCAGATCAATGTGATCGGCACGGCCATGTTCCTCGTCGCCGTTCTGATCACGCTGTTCTCGATGCTCGTCACCAATCGCCGTAACAACCAGAAGGCATAG
- a CDS encoding ABC transporter permease: protein MTTLTEAEAPPPLAPTAPEKKPPRKRGRFTPYWLLLPGILWLVVFFALPMIYQASTSVQQGSLEEGYKVTWHFATYWDAFSEYWPQFLRSVLYAAGATVLCLLLGYPLAYLIAFRAGRWRNLIMILVIAPFFTSFLIRTLAWKTILADNGPVVHVLNSLHILDLTNWLGWTAGDRVLATPLAVVCGLTYNFLPFMILPLYTSLERIDPRLHEAAGDLYARPWTTFRKVTFPLSMPGVVSGTLLTFIPAAGDYVNSELLGSTDTRMIGNVIQTQFLRILDYPTAAALSFILMAAILAMVTIYIRRSGTEDLV, encoded by the coding sequence ATGACGACGCTCACCGAAGCCGAGGCGCCCCCGCCCCTCGCGCCCACCGCACCGGAGAAGAAGCCCCCGCGCAAACGCGGCCGGTTCACGCCGTACTGGCTGCTGCTGCCCGGCATCCTGTGGCTGGTCGTCTTCTTCGCGCTGCCGATGATCTACCAGGCCTCCACCTCCGTGCAGCAGGGCTCCCTGGAGGAGGGCTACAAGGTCACCTGGCACTTCGCCACCTACTGGGACGCGTTCAGCGAGTACTGGCCGCAGTTCCTGCGGTCCGTCCTCTACGCGGCCGGGGCCACGGTCCTGTGCCTGCTGCTCGGTTACCCGCTGGCCTATCTGATCGCCTTCCGCGCGGGCCGCTGGCGGAACCTGATCATGATTCTGGTGATCGCGCCGTTCTTCACCAGCTTCCTGATCCGCACCCTGGCCTGGAAGACGATCCTCGCCGACAACGGCCCGGTGGTGCACGTACTGAACTCGCTGCACATCCTGGACCTCACCAACTGGCTCGGCTGGACGGCCGGCGACCGCGTGCTGGCCACCCCGCTCGCGGTGGTGTGCGGACTGACGTACAACTTCCTGCCGTTCATGATCCTTCCGCTGTACACCTCGCTGGAGCGGATCGACCCCCGGCTGCACGAGGCGGCCGGCGACCTGTACGCCAGGCCCTGGACCACCTTCCGCAAGGTCACCTTCCCGCTGTCGATGCCGGGCGTGGTCTCCGGCACACTGCTGACCTTCATCCCGGCGGCCGGCGACTACGTCAACTCCGAACTGCTCGGCTCCACCGACACCCGCATGATCGGCAACGTCATCCAGACGCAGTTCCTGCGGATCCTGGACTACCCGACCGCAGCGGCCCTCTCCTTCATCCTCATGGCCGCCATCCTGGCCATGGTCACGATCTACATCCGCCGGTCCGGGACGGAGGACCTGGTCTAA